A window of the Lolium perenne isolate Kyuss_39 chromosome 7, Kyuss_2.0, whole genome shotgun sequence genome harbors these coding sequences:
- the LOC127311879 gene encoding fructose-1,6-bisphosphatase, chloroplastic, whose protein sequence is MPLSSVSLHPPPALPPTSNRSPPPVSRLPRLTRRRSVLLARAGAADMAAPAAASPSAPTLLEYMGRAGTPADLAVLVAHIQGACKSIAALAASPGNADLSRAKAAGGGAEAVAAGRDAPKPLDELSNEIILSSLQSSGKVAVVASEENDLPVWMYDDGPYVVVTDPLDGSRNIEVSIPTGTIFGIYNRLVELDNLSVEERAQLNSLQSGTHMVAAGYVLYSSATIFCISFGAGTHGFTLDRSTGEFILTHPSIQIPPRGQIYSVNDARYFDWPEGLRKYIDTIRQGKGQHPKKYSARYVCSLVADFHRTLIYGGVAMNPRDHLRLVYEANPLSFLAEQAGGRGSDGKARILSIQPVKLHQRLPLFLGSMDDMLELESYGDVQQKVNPGYEV, encoded by the exons ATGCCGTTATCCTCTGTGTCTCTCCACCCTCCACCGGCTCTCCCGCCAACTTCAAACCGCTCGCCGCCGCCCGTCTCCCGCCTCCCGCGGCTCACACGCCGCCGCAGCGTCCTCCTCGCACGCGCGGGCGCCGCGGACATGGCCGCCCCTGCCGCGGCCTCGCCATCGGCCCCGACGCTGCTCGAGTACATGGGCCGGGCCGGCACGCCCGCCGACCTCGCCGTCCTCGTCGCCCACATCCAGGGCGCCTGCAAGAGCATCGCCGCGCTCGCGGCGTCCCCGGGCAACGCGGACCTGTCGCGGGCGAAGGCGGCAGGCGGCGGGGCCGAGGCGGTGGCCGCCGGGCGGGACGCGCCCAAGCCGCTCGACGAATTGTCG AATGAGATCATCTTGTCGTCGCTGCAAAGTTCGGGAAAAGTTGCAGTGGTAGCGTCTGAAGAAAATGATCTCCCCGTCTGGATGTACGATGATGGTCCCTATGTTGTTGTCACAGACCCGCTTGATGGTTCTCGCAACATCGAGGTCTCCATCCCCACCGGGACAATATTTGGGATATACAATAGGCTTGTGGAACTTGACAATCTTTCTGTGGAGGAAAGAGCTCAGCTGAATTCGCTGCAAAGTGGAACTCATATGGTCGCTGCTGGTTACGTCCTGTATTCATCTGCCACCATCTTCTGTATCAGCTTCGGTGCAGGAACCCATGGCTTCACGTTGGATCGGTCGACGGGAGAATTTATTCTGACACATCCTTCCATCCAAATACCCCCTAGAG GACAGATATATTCAGTGAATGATGCACGATATTTCGACTGGCCCGAGGGCCTAAGGAAGTACATTGACACGATCAGACAAGGCAAGGGGCAGCATCCGAAGAAATACTCAGCCCGGTATGTTTGCTCACTGGTCGCTGATTTTCATCGGACGCTCATTTATGGTGGAGTTGCAATGAACCCAAGGGATCACCTTCGATTGGTTTATGAGGCAAATCCTCTCAGTTTCCTTGCCGAGCAGGCTGGTGGTCGAGGCTCAGATGGCAAGGCCAGAATCCTTTCCATTCAGCCTGTGAAGCTGCACCAGAGGCTGCCATTGTTCCTGGGAAGCATGGATGACATGCTTGAGTTAGAAAGCTATGGAGATGTCCAGCAGAAGGTCAATCCCGGATACGAAGTTTAA
- the LOC127311878 gene encoding receptor-like cytosolic serine/threonine-protein kinase RBK1 isoform X2, which yields MASKEEAGGGERAEDFRRPASDEEVQGVEQEESKRSPSEQADEDCDNSGSVTAAPAPSEDPSEGHSSDSSNQCAGSDGGAKEVPEMDSKGSNYDNSECIDQSSPRAVLDISVSGSVDSDENSSTEQTAEPSRSLHWRNLVGGLILSRKKLMARAVTFPQRSKSSGLKRYLGRIRSGRNQIDCSAIAPEIFPEIEKWRPSWRSFDYDELCAATDRFSSDNLIGKGGHAEVYRGQLADGQFVAVKRLTKGGNKEDRISDFLSELGIIAHVNHPNAAQLLGFSVEGGLHLVLQFSPHGSLASVLHGAKGALRWKARFSIALGIAEGLFYLHEGCHRHIIHRDIKASNILLTEEYQPQISDFGLAKWLPDKCTHQVVFPIEGTFGYMAPEYFMHGIINEKTDVFAYGVLLLELVTGRKAVDSSRQSLVIWAKPLLESNNMKGLVDPSLDAGYDPEEMALTLAVASMCIHHSSNLRPSMRSVVRFLKGDRESLELMGKPKPTKPPMFDSCDSEDYTRTSYLNDLDKHKQLALEQ from the exons ATGGCCTCCAAGGAAG AGGCGGGCGGGGGAGAGAGGGCAGAGGATTTTCGTCGTCCTGCTTCTGACGAGGAAG TGCAAGGAGTGGAGCAAGAAGAGAGCAAGAGAAGCCCCAGCGAACAGGCTGACGAGGATTGCGACAACAGTGGGTCAGTAACCGCTGCCCCTGCGCCAAGTGAAGATCCCAGTGAGGGGCACAGCAGTGACAGCAGCAACCAATGTGCTGGTTCTGACGGAGGTGCCAAAGAGGTGCCTGAAATGGATTCCAAGGGAAGCAACTACGACAACTCTGAGTGCATCGACCAGAGCTCTCCACGTGCTGTATTGGATATATCGGTATCGGGTAGCGTGGACTCTGACGAGAACTCCTCCACTGAGCAGACAGCAGAGCCCAGCCGCAGTTTGCACTGGAGAAATCTGGTCGGTGGACTAATACTGTCGAGGAAGAAGTTGATGGCTAGAGCAGTGACATTCCCTCAGAGATCCAAGAGCTCCGGGCTTAAAAGGTACCTGGGGAGGATCCGGAGTGGTAGGAACCAGATAGACTGCAGTGCCATTGCCCCAGAGATCttccctgaaattgagaagtggaggccatcatggAGAAGCTTTGACTACGATGAGCTCTGTGCTGCAACTGACAGATTTAGTTCAG ATAATTTGATCGGAAAGGGAGGGCATGCTGAGGTGTACAGAGGACAGCTTGCTGATGGACAGTTTGTGGCAGTGAAGAGACTAACAAAAGGTGGTAACAAAGAGGACAGGATTAGCGATTTCCTATCTGAGCTTGGAATTATAGCACATGTTAACCACCCAAATGCGGCACAGCTCTTGGGGTTCAGTGTGGAAGGTGGCTTGCACTTGGTTCTTCAATTCTCACCACATGGAAGCTTGGCTTCTGTTCTCCATG GTGCAAAGGGAGCCCTCAGGTGGAAGGCCCGGTTCAGTATTGCACTTGGAATCGCTGAAGGGCTATTTTATTTACATGAAGGTTGTCATCGGCACATCATTCACAGAGACATCAAGGCTTCAAATATTCTTTTAACTGAAGAGTATCAACCTCAG ATTTCAGATTTTGGCCTTGCGAAATGGCTTCCTGATAAATGCACCCATCAGGTTGTGTTCCCCATTGAAGGCACATTTGG GTATATGGCTCCAGAGTACTTCATGCATGGGATCATAAATGAGAAGACCGATGTATTTGCATATGGAGTATTGCTTCTTGAACTAGTGACAGGGCGGAAAGCGGTGGACTCTTCCAGACAAAGCCTAGTAATATGG GCAAAACCGCTGCTCGAGTCGAACAACATGAAGGGACTAGTGGATCCTTCTCTTGATGCTGGATATGACCCAGAAGAGATGGCACTCACCCTAGCAGTGGCATCGATGTGCATTCACCACAGCTCAAACTTGCGGCCTAGCATGAGATCG GTGGTCCGTTTCTTGAAGGGAGACAGAGAATCACTTGAACTGATGGGGAAGCCTAAACCCACGAAACCCCCTATGTTTGACTCCTGTGATTCAGAAGATTACACTCGCACAAGTTACCTCAATGATCTGGACAAGCACAAACAGCTTGCCTTGGAGCAGTAA
- the LOC127311878 gene encoding receptor-like cytosolic serine/threonine-protein kinase RBK1 isoform X1, with protein MTKLKEYFLLESAEAGGGERAEDFRRPASDEEVQGVEQEESKRSPSEQADEDCDNSGSVTAAPAPSEDPSEGHSSDSSNQCAGSDGGAKEVPEMDSKGSNYDNSECIDQSSPRAVLDISVSGSVDSDENSSTEQTAEPSRSLHWRNLVGGLILSRKKLMARAVTFPQRSKSSGLKRYLGRIRSGRNQIDCSAIAPEIFPEIEKWRPSWRSFDYDELCAATDRFSSDNLIGKGGHAEVYRGQLADGQFVAVKRLTKGGNKEDRISDFLSELGIIAHVNHPNAAQLLGFSVEGGLHLVLQFSPHGSLASVLHGAKGALRWKARFSIALGIAEGLFYLHEGCHRHIIHRDIKASNILLTEEYQPQISDFGLAKWLPDKCTHQVVFPIEGTFGYMAPEYFMHGIINEKTDVFAYGVLLLELVTGRKAVDSSRQSLVIWAKPLLESNNMKGLVDPSLDAGYDPEEMALTLAVASMCIHHSSNLRPSMRSVVRFLKGDRESLELMGKPKPTKPPMFDSCDSEDYTRTSYLNDLDKHKQLALEQ; from the exons ATGACGAAACTGAAGGAGTATTTCCTGCTTGAATCTGCAGAGGCGGGCGGGGGAGAGAGGGCAGAGGATTTTCGTCGTCCTGCTTCTGACGAGGAAG TGCAAGGAGTGGAGCAAGAAGAGAGCAAGAGAAGCCCCAGCGAACAGGCTGACGAGGATTGCGACAACAGTGGGTCAGTAACCGCTGCCCCTGCGCCAAGTGAAGATCCCAGTGAGGGGCACAGCAGTGACAGCAGCAACCAATGTGCTGGTTCTGACGGAGGTGCCAAAGAGGTGCCTGAAATGGATTCCAAGGGAAGCAACTACGACAACTCTGAGTGCATCGACCAGAGCTCTCCACGTGCTGTATTGGATATATCGGTATCGGGTAGCGTGGACTCTGACGAGAACTCCTCCACTGAGCAGACAGCAGAGCCCAGCCGCAGTTTGCACTGGAGAAATCTGGTCGGTGGACTAATACTGTCGAGGAAGAAGTTGATGGCTAGAGCAGTGACATTCCCTCAGAGATCCAAGAGCTCCGGGCTTAAAAGGTACCTGGGGAGGATCCGGAGTGGTAGGAACCAGATAGACTGCAGTGCCATTGCCCCAGAGATCttccctgaaattgagaagtggaggccatcatggAGAAGCTTTGACTACGATGAGCTCTGTGCTGCAACTGACAGATTTAGTTCAG ATAATTTGATCGGAAAGGGAGGGCATGCTGAGGTGTACAGAGGACAGCTTGCTGATGGACAGTTTGTGGCAGTGAAGAGACTAACAAAAGGTGGTAACAAAGAGGACAGGATTAGCGATTTCCTATCTGAGCTTGGAATTATAGCACATGTTAACCACCCAAATGCGGCACAGCTCTTGGGGTTCAGTGTGGAAGGTGGCTTGCACTTGGTTCTTCAATTCTCACCACATGGAAGCTTGGCTTCTGTTCTCCATG GTGCAAAGGGAGCCCTCAGGTGGAAGGCCCGGTTCAGTATTGCACTTGGAATCGCTGAAGGGCTATTTTATTTACATGAAGGTTGTCATCGGCACATCATTCACAGAGACATCAAGGCTTCAAATATTCTTTTAACTGAAGAGTATCAACCTCAG ATTTCAGATTTTGGCCTTGCGAAATGGCTTCCTGATAAATGCACCCATCAGGTTGTGTTCCCCATTGAAGGCACATTTGG GTATATGGCTCCAGAGTACTTCATGCATGGGATCATAAATGAGAAGACCGATGTATTTGCATATGGAGTATTGCTTCTTGAACTAGTGACAGGGCGGAAAGCGGTGGACTCTTCCAGACAAAGCCTAGTAATATGG GCAAAACCGCTGCTCGAGTCGAACAACATGAAGGGACTAGTGGATCCTTCTCTTGATGCTGGATATGACCCAGAAGAGATGGCACTCACCCTAGCAGTGGCATCGATGTGCATTCACCACAGCTCAAACTTGCGGCCTAGCATGAGATCG GTGGTCCGTTTCTTGAAGGGAGACAGAGAATCACTTGAACTGATGGGGAAGCCTAAACCCACGAAACCCCCTATGTTTGACTCCTGTGATTCAGAAGATTACACTCGCACAAGTTACCTCAATGATCTGGACAAGCACAAACAGCTTGCCTTGGAGCAGTAA